The window tgctccgtacagcacaggtACTGGTGACGAAGAACGGCATGGGTGATCCGCCTGGGTGGCCAGAGTGGGTCGAGGGCCTCTCAAACGGTGGTTTGAAACAGCTCGGggcgtggccgtcgaggagagcgtTGTTTGCGTCGACTTGTCCCTACGCTCCGGAAGGGTGTTTGGCGTTGCGTCGAGGGCTGCCGAGGCGACTCGCGTACAGTTGCCTCTGCTGGCCTGTGCGTGCAGCGCCAAGGCGGCACTGCGGGGCTGCGAGGGCCCACTCGCGGGCATCGAATGACATGACCACCTTGCCATGGCGTGGCGCGCCCCACCAGCCGATGGCGCTATTCCAGATGCGGTTGGACTCGCAGGCGCGGAGCCGGAAGGCAGtccagcacaagtacatgtatgtgttCTTACTTACTTCGTCTTGACTTGTGCAGCACACggcacacctactgtactgtacagtaagtacatattGACAGGTATAGAGTGCCTGTGGCACGTGTAGCATGAATCACCACTTCACTACTAGATGCACACCTGCGCGAGGTAACTTGGGGTGAATCCTTGGTTTGTGAATGGAGAGGCGAGGAAACATGGCGTCgcacccctccccccctgcACATGCAGGTACGTGAACTCTGCTctcgtcggcaacggcgcgagcaggaggagaaggagcgGACGAGGTGCGGTGGAAGGAGGTTGGAGGCAGCGGACGAGAGAGGTAGGAAAAGGGGAAACTCAGTCCAACCCACAAGTCAGGCATCATTttccatcgacggcatcctcaGTTCCGTTCCATGCCGTGCCGTGCGTGCACGTATGCCATGCCGCATCTCGTCCATCGAGAACGATGCCGTTACACCGCATGGCAGGGGGGAATCGTCATGGCCAGCATGCGTGCCGGAGTTGGCGCGTCGAGGGGTTGGTGGGCCGTGGGCTGGGCTTGGTGTATTCACTGCCGTGAGTGATGGGAGACGAGTACGGACAGACAAGCCCATGCACATGCGCACGGCAAGCGAAGAAAAGTATCcaaggcacggagtactttggcCATGATTGAGCGAGCGACCCCCCGCAGAGTGATGGAGACGAAGAACGGCAGAGGCATCTGCATGTCGCGTCCTCGTGCCGCCGTCCGTCCACTCGCGGCAAATTCCGTAATCGGGGGGCAAACTTACCGTTCCCATGGGTCGGCCTACGGTGGAACCGGCGTCCCCTGCCCTGGTCTACCCTCCCTGTCGGGGACGGTTGGAGTGGGTGGGCTGCGAGCCATACGACGATGACAGGGCCATCACAAGGAAGCAGGCGTGCGGATCATGGCACGAACAATTCCGGTTCGAGCCCGGCGCGCTTCTGCATTCACACTGTAAATGTGTGTGCAGAACCACGACCTGCTCTTTTTTCCTTTTTATTTTTCATTTTTTCCTTCCGAGCACATTCCGACCTTGAGGCCACGACTtgctgctcgtgcccgaCACGAAAGGCGGCCCCGGCCGGCGTCTGTTTGCTGGCCCGTTTGCTTGGTTCGTCGAGGTGCCGgtgctcgtcgtgctcgctcGTCACGGTCCAGGCCTGCGACGGCGGTGTGCCCGGGCAAGGGATATGGGCTGAgcgcgcggcggcgccattGCTCTGCCCGTCCGAAATGGCCAGAGGGAATCTTGGCCGGCTCAGGCCTGGCTTGCGGTGACGAGACACGAGACAGGCTGATGGCAATCCAAGTGCCGTCTGCCGTCTGCCGCTTGCCGCCCAGACGGACGGCCTGAAGGCTGCTGCACCAGCTGCGTGGGACGGCAGCGGGATGGCACTCCATCGCTCGTACCCAACGCGTGCCCGTTCGCCACAGGTCgccgcatgcatgcacctgcaccgaTGGCATGTTGGTCCGTACGTGCGACGACCATTGGCGCAGCCAGGACGCGATAGCCGACAGGCGCCTCCGCTTTGGCCccgatggcgatgaaggGAGACGGCTAGGTCGAGGTTAGAAGCCCGGCGAGGGTTCCAGAACGCCGATTCTAGACtacggccgacggccgatggGGGGCACGCACCAGGACATGTGCACCGAGTACGCGTGCGTGCAGATGAAATGCATTACTCGTAGCAAGGTCAGCAGGGACATGGAGAAAACTAGAGGCGTGATGATGTGCCCTGCGTCGTTGGCATGGGTCCAAGGGAACCGCCGTTCTctgcccgccgccgtgctTGGCGAATGCGTCTTGCGTGCTCGGGAACGAGGTAGTCGGTGCTCGGTACGCCTTCCTTGCACCACTGCGCCCAAGACCATGTCgtcgtacatgcatgcacaggtCACCCTACATGCAAATGTTcacttgtacatgtcgtcgtacatgcacatatcGCCATACATGCACATATCGCCATACACACATTGCCGCACAGCCACATATTGCCATATATGCACATATCGTTGTACACGTGAACACGTCGTCGTGCAAACAACAACACATCGTCGTACATAGACATATCATCCTACATGCTGCAGTACACGCACAGCCTGCACAATACTGCTAAACGGCACAACGGAAAGCCAAACACAAGTAGCCATGTAAAATGCATGCATCTACACGACAGTCGATGACGGAGTCCTTCTATTGCCTACCTACCTCCTGTGTCCTGACGCACTGTGTCCAAACGGCACACGCGCTTGGAGTGGACAGACTCCACGCACGAGCAGAACGGTTTCTACCATCTGGCGACTTGGCGGACCGAGACACGGAATGAACCAACCAACAGAATCGAGAGAACCAACAGCGGGCGCGCAAGCCCCCTGACGCTTCGCAGTGCCGATGAGACCGCAGGTGGAAGAAGAGGCGGCGGCTGATCGTCCGGCTCTTGGTCTTGTCGTGGCGTCTCGGAATGCGTGCGCACCTTGCGGGGGGGTTCCTACCTGCACACGCCTGCATGCAAGACCGGGTACTTGCTCGCCTGCCGACCTCGTAACTGAGGCATGTATCATTTTCCTCGAGCAAGTCATCACCCGTAGCGGCCTATCCGTCGTTCTGCGTCGTCCTGCGGGGGCCAACGACGGAGACAACACGTGGGCTCGAGGCGGAGCGGCAGGGGACCGGCTTCGCATCCAGCGCAGTCACCGCAGAGTGAGTAGCTGTCGTGAGCTCGTGCTCGCATGTACGCGTACGAGCACGGATGCAAGTAGGGACGACGAGTACGGTCCGAACGAGCGACAGTTATAAGCCATGTATGGAGCACTGCACTTGTAGTAACATCTGTAGGTAGTGGACTGGCACGTACCACTTACGGTGCTCACTCACCGCTCGCCCCATGCCGCCTCTCGCACGTCGCACGTCGCGCACCGTCCACCGTCCACCGTCTCTCGTGttcaccgtcgtcctcgagctcgagctcgtgtCAATGTCCCTCCCCGTCCCTCTTCCTCCTACAGATGGACCAGGCCCAGCTGCTGACTGGTAGGCAACCTacgtgctcgtgcttgtcACTGCTGTGCCCACAGATCGGCTTCCTCATTCACCTGGAGCCATCCGACACCTCTGACCCTGGCGGGAGGTGGAAAGCCTCCCCCAGCTCCATCCACCCTAGTGAGCCCAATTGCCTGCCGACTAGGCAAGAAACCGTTCCAGGTCGGTAGTGCGAGGTCTAGCAGTCAGCCCTAGCAGCCGTTGACGATAGCCGACTTTGTGAAGCGTCGCTCGCTTTGAGCCTCGTCGTCAGCTGGCAGTCTCTAGGAATGGTATGCTTTCATCGCATGGTCTATCCACGTCCTCTCCCTGTCCtccgtgctcgtcgccgcaccTTGCACccggtacgagtacttgtcgAGGGCGGATGCAGCCTTGCCTCTCCCTGACCTCTCCGAGGGCGACCATGGCAAACCCGCCGAATTCTGGGGATAAGCCCCCTGACAACCTCTGATGCCCGCCGTTGCACAGCAGACGCCTCTTCGCCGCTCCAGGGAAGCCGCTCCACTGTTCGCGCCCACTCAAAGACGCTAAATCATGACGTCCCGGGGGACGGGCGAGACCCTGCAGCGGCGCGTCCGTTGGCGTCCCCTCCACCCCTCATGCTCCCCATCTCTCCTCCGTTCCCCTTCCCCACCACACTGATTTTCCGACGAACCCCCAcgcccccctcctctccctccacTAGTCAGTCACCTTGTTCTTCTCTCCATCTTGGGTGCACCGAAATGGAAATCCAGTTAGGGAAATCTCTCCCGTCAAGAGAGACTGTCACATCTTTTCCACTCTCGCTCAACTTCTAGATCGACCATTTCGTCTCCCGCGCGTACGATGCAGCCTCTTCGGGGATGCCGCTGTTCTTGTGATGTTGGTGCGTGCTACCCAAGTGCCCGCCATGAACTCTCTGGCCTGCAGTAGACGACGAGCAACCTGTTGACTGAAGTTGAATCTTCTTCACCCTGACCTATCGAATTCTCCAACGTAATGACAACAAAATTGTTCCTACACGAGCCCGATCCAACGAGAGATCTCTGCCTTTCTGCGACTAGACCATAGTCCATCCACTGGTACGATTCTGTGAAGAGAATATGGAATACAGTTCAACAGGCAACCCGTCTCTGCGATGACGAATTAAAGTAACGTAGAAGGCAACGCCCTGGAGGAAAATACAACAGCAAAAATTAAGCATGCTTGGACATGAGAACTTAGTGTAGAATTTCTTGAACAGAACACTCCGGACGAATAGTTCCAGAGGATGCCTCAAGTTGTGAATGAGTACTCCGCAGCTCTCCAACAACCCCAAAAGAGTGGACACCGCCCCAAACCCACTTTtcgaagtaagtacattacACACCCATTCCGCCAACGACCACCCCTAGGTACTGATTCATAAATGCACACCCCAAGATATCTATGTATATTTTTCCACCTAAGTACTCTCAACTTGGGATATTTCACACCTACACGCTTCATGAACTCTCGCCACTTGATAGCCACAATGAAGCAAAAAAATATTACAACAAGAGCGGAGATCCTCCAGCGTCTATCGGCTGTGCAATGTCTAGAGCTCCTGCAATTAATGCCTGATGATACCCTTCTCGAATTGGCTGGTCGCTATTTTGAAACCCTCACCGACTCAGAGATTCTGAGATCTCACGAAAATAGTGCACCGAATATTGGAAAAGATCACGTAAAGATCGCCTCTGATCGAGCCAAACGACCACTTAATGCTTTTATGGCATTTCGATGTGAGTTGTTTCTCGGCACTAATCGATAATCGCGGCTGAGACGTCATGGCAGGTTACTATCTCAAGATCTTCCCTGATGTTCAACAAAAGGATGCCTCCGGGTTCCTAACTCTGCTTTGGGGCAAGGATTCAGCAAGAAATAAGTGGGCGTTAATCGCAAAAGTTTACTCATTCGTCCGAGATGAGATTGGCAAGGACAAAGTATCTTTGTCCACattcctcggcctcgcctgcCCAACTATGGGAATTGTTCAACCTTCCGAGTACCTGGAGACCTTTGGCTGGACCATAGTTAATGAGGAGGATGGTCCAAAAATTCTTTGTCGCGACGAGGCAAAATCTTCGGCTATTGTCGAACAGAGCGATGCGAACTTTGATTACTTCCCCAGCACTGAAATGGAACTTTTGTCCACTCTTGTCAGAGTCGGATACTTCCCCGACCAAGGAATGGATCTCATTGAGCGTATGGGTTCTAACCAGAGTGGCATCATGACCACTCGTGGCAACAAATTCAACCTTCCCGTCTCCTATACGAAGGAAAAGGCTGATTTCATCCAAATCATCCGCGATGATCCGATACAGGCGACTAAGGACATTCTCGGTGAATGCTATGACGATTACACAATTCGCGAGCTTGGAGTCAAGACACATAATGTTGGCAACGTTGAGACGATATCCCATTTGTCAATGGAGCGGGAGTACCAGGACCCTTCATTGTTCTACAACTATGCCTCCACGCATCAAGGTATCGGATTGCCTGTTTTTGAAGAGAATGTTCTCCATTTTGATGGAATTCCTGAGAATGAAAGTTATGACATCAACAATCCATTTGATTTGGATGAGATGCTTGGTCATACACAATCTGAAGGAGAGCGGAGTGAGTATGCCGTCTCAGATGTGTTGAGCTCCAACTAACGAGCATTAGCTGCGAATCTTGGACCAAGTCCTGGGCGAACTACAGAAGATTCGATTTCAGATTTTTATTTCGCCTTTTGATTTCGGAGTCATCGGCGTTACGATTTGAGAGCTATTAGAATCGCCTAGGAGAGGCTAGGACAGAGATTGTAAGGGGAGGATGAAGTCATTGCCAACAAAGGTGGAAATGCAGACATTTTATGACTGGTGTAGATATCTCCTCCAGAGGATCTCATCATATTTGACCAGCTTGTGAATGAGGCTTCTTGCTTCAGAGGCAGCCGCCCCGTAGCAGGATCACTATTCATTCAATCAGCACTTGTTCATGGCACTCGATAAATACAAGTTGTGTGATCAAGCCTCAACAATACTCTCGATAAATTCCTAGCTCGAAGTTTGAAGTGCTTAGAAAACTTCTTTCCTCTTCTAGTGTTTCCCTATTTTGCTTCAGTGTTTACACGAGACCTATTCCTTAAGTTCTCGATTGCTAGTATGGATGGCTCAATCATCAAAGGAATATTTTACAGATTGCTGGAGTGGTATGTGGGCTAACGAATGACGCAAATGAAATTAAACCTATCCAGGACTTTTGAAAATGTCAGCCATCAAATAATATTGGGATTACCATGGATCTCCCAAGGATGTCCCGATGTGCTACTAAATAACCCCACGACGATAAGTTCCAGTGGTAGCCAGCCAAACAAACACAACGAGACATATTTGGATGATGAAAAACTATTCGCCAAGTGGATCTGTAACCATTGACAAATTGAACTCATTAAGAGGCACAATAGCACCGCAGACTCCATTACGACGGACTCGGCATCAGTCGAAGCATAATAAAGCTTCCCCCATGTCCAGCTAAGACACCATTCTTTTCATATGAAGTCAGATCTACGTAATTATCCAATTTATGGCATTAAAACTAACTAAAATACTACAAACTCATCGATATTATCGCTCTGATTATGCATATATTATTCCCATACATTTTCCACGATAGAGCAAGCTTGGTTTTGTTGTCAGTTCGTTATTGTTCATATTATGAACAAACCCCCAAAGATGGATTGAACTATCTGGCTCACTAGGTGACAATCAATGCCTGTAGAATGTTTCCTGTGAATCATCCCTCAATAATTTCTTCAAGAAGTGCGTCATCAAAGTACATGATATGAAAGTCGTCAACAGCAGTATTTGGCTCATCATTCATCCGCCAGGCTCTGATAAGTGTATTCATGAAAGGAGGCTCGAGATTTCCACGCATATCCGTAATTGACTTTTTAACCTATATAGGAAAGAAGAATATTAGCCCAAGGAGCTGTAGTTGAACCTTTAATGCTTACCAATGGCACCTTATACAGATACTCCTGCTGAGGATCTTCCATGAATATTGCGTCCTAAAAGGCTTGTTAGTCTTCGGATAATGAACATCGTATCattagttattataactCGCATTCTCAGTGAGCTCCATAGTTGAGTAACTTTCGCCTGTGGAGTTGGACAGGGTTTTGTGCTGATCCTCCGATTGTTTGCTGTTCAAGACTTGTCGAGGACGCCCTGTCTGTTCGAAGGTGTTAGCAACAACATTTGCCCAAATCAATTGCACAACCTTACCATATCCATGCGGGTGCGCAATTCGGAGTAGTAGTCTTCATATGTCTCTGCCAACATATACAACGTGCTTGGAATCAGTACACGCCGCTGCATACCCGCTTGTGGCGCTTTTGGAAACATGGGCTGGCGGTGATTCTTCAAGAACTTGTTCCACTGAGATCCGGGGACTCTTCTCATCGGATGCGAAAGCGATGCGATTCCCCATTCCGGACGTCCAATCTTGGTAATGAGATTTCTTCCCGTGTAGTCGATTGCGATTTCATCAAGAGTAGCTCCAAACTCGGTGCCAGGTGGATGACAATCAACCATATCGTAATTTTCACGAGACATAGCCCAAGAGCACCTCAGGAATGTCCCCATTGTCTCCTTAATTTCTTTTTGCTTTGATTCTTTAATCCAATCTTGGTTGACCATTTGTGGAGTGATCAAAAAAACAGCGAAGATGAGTGTGGTGACTGACTTGGACACCAGCGACCCAATCCTCAGCAAAGGGTGGTTTTCCTTTTCCCATCGTTCAAGAGTCATCAACATGGCGACAATACCAATATTTGCAGTACCATATTTTTCTGAAGAGAAAATATGATTCCATGGTGCCTCAGCTGTTGAACACTCGTGCAGATGTTCATCTGAGTTGGAATTCCCTCCGCGTGAGGGATCACGCGAGAGAGCTGGGAGAGCGCTGTTATACCACATGGCCAAGGCTCCTCGAACGATAGAAAAAGTACTGACTCTATGCTGTGCAGCGGTTTCATGAAGTCGCTTGAGAACGTCGTTCTCTTCGTCGATGTTTCTCAGAAGATCATGGATTACCAGCGTACATTCTCGGACTGCGACTATTGAAATCAGTTTCCAAACTAGACAGGGACCAGCCAGATGATTAAATCCCTACCCTCTTCGCTCGGGTAAGCAGGAAGTTCTAGCTTGTGCCTATCCAGATACGCGTTAAGCGACCTCACACGGATATTGTCGATATTGTTAATAGGGGTTCCAATGATGTCCCCTCGCAAATAGAACGGCTCAAAGGTGCAAATACTCTCCATTGCGGTTGGTAGAAAATTGATGGCCGCGTTCAATGTGGTTGAAGGAGAGAGAGTATGAAACCTCGCTCGGGCAGGGCATTGAGACTGCCTACTGGAAGTGTTCATTGGTGGTCCTCAGGTGAACACGTTTTTGTTTTGCACGAAATGACAATTCACGGTACACCTAGCTCCGTCTTCTACCAGTTCTTAAAAATTGCACTTTCATATGTTTCCCTCGGACACGTTTCTTGAATGCACGGAAGTTTCAGACCCTTTCTGTCCTCA of the Drechmeria coniospora strain ARSEF 6962 chromosome 01, whole genome shotgun sequence genome contains:
- a CDS encoding MAT1-1-1 — translated: MKQKNITTRAEILQRLSAVQCLELLQLMPDDTLLELAGRYFETLTDSEILRSHENSAPNIGKDHVKIASDRAKRPLNAFMAFRCYYLKIFPDVQQKDASGFLTLLWGKDSARNKWALIAKVYSFVRDEIGKDKVSLSTFLGLACPTMGIVQPSEYLETFGWTIVNEEDGPKILCRDEAKSSAIVEQSDANFDYFPSTEMELLSTLVRVGYFPDQGMDLIERMGSNQSGIMTTRGNKFNLPVSYTKEKADFIQIIRDDPIQATKDILGECYDDYTIRELGVKTHNVGNVETISHLSMEREYQDPSLFYNYASTHQGIGLPVFEENVLHFDGIPENESYDINNPFDLDEMLGHTQSEGERSEYAVSDVLSSN